In Saccharicrinis fermentans DSM 9555 = JCM 21142, a genomic segment contains:
- a CDS encoding iron-containing alcohol dehydrogenase, producing the protein MNNFEFKNPTKIIFGKDEIAKLANEIPDNAKVLMLYGGGSIKKNGIYKQVKDALSVFDIVEFAGIPSNPEYEILMEALEIIKAQNITFLLAVGGGSVIDGTKFLSAAAKYEGETPWDLLAQRKPVFNGLPFGTVLTLPATGSEMNGGFVITRRETKEKLATGGPALFPQFSILDPQVISSIPQNQIANGLADSFTHVLEQYMTFPNQSLLQDRFAESILQTIVEVAPVIMNDATDYDAAANFMWSCTMALNGLIGQGVSQDWAIHMMGHELTALFGIDHAQTLAIVAPSHYRYNIESKKEKLAQYAERVWGITEGTIEEKSNAGIEKTEDFFHSLGIKTKLSEYTEDYENAAGIIENRFIERGWKGIGEHGKVSPGDVANIIKMSY; encoded by the coding sequence ATGAATAATTTTGAATTTAAAAACCCAACAAAAATTATTTTTGGAAAAGATGAAATTGCTAAACTAGCAAATGAAATTCCAGACAATGCTAAAGTATTAATGCTTTACGGAGGTGGTAGTATCAAAAAAAATGGAATTTATAAACAAGTTAAAGATGCACTTTCTGTATTTGATATAGTTGAATTTGCTGGTATTCCTTCTAATCCTGAATATGAAATATTGATGGAGGCTTTGGAAATTATTAAAGCACAAAATATTACTTTTTTACTAGCCGTTGGTGGAGGGTCCGTAATTGATGGAACAAAGTTTTTATCTGCTGCCGCAAAATATGAAGGTGAAACACCATGGGATTTGTTAGCGCAACGAAAACCAGTTTTTAATGGCTTGCCCTTTGGAACTGTACTGACTTTGCCAGCAACTGGTTCTGAAATGAATGGTGGTTTTGTGATTACACGTAGAGAAACAAAAGAGAAATTGGCAACTGGTGGACCGGCATTGTTTCCTCAGTTCTCTATTCTCGATCCACAAGTGATAAGTTCTATTCCTCAAAATCAAATTGCAAACGGACTGGCTGATTCATTTACGCACGTTCTGGAGCAATATATGACTTTTCCAAACCAGTCATTGTTACAAGATAGATTTGCCGAAAGTATTTTGCAAACAATTGTGGAAGTAGCTCCTGTAATTATGAATGATGCAACAGATTACGATGCTGCTGCTAATTTTATGTGGAGCTGTACAATGGCATTGAACGGATTGATTGGACAAGGTGTTTCTCAAGATTGGGCCATACACATGATGGGACATGAACTCACCGCTTTGTTTGGTATTGATCATGCGCAAACTTTGGCAATAGTAGCACCAAGTCATTATCGTTATAATATTGAAAGTAAAAAAGAAAAATTGGCTCAATATGCCGAACGCGTTTGGGGTATTACAGAAGGAACTATAGAGGAAAAGAGCAATGCGGGTATTGAAAAAACTGAGGACTTTTTCCACTCTTTAGGTATTAAAACTAAACTTTCAGAATATACTGAAGATTATGAAAATGCCGCCGGAATTATTGAAAATAGATTTATAGAACGTGGCTGGAAAGGCATTGGTGAGCATGGAAAAGTTTCACCTGGCGATGTAGCCAACATTATTAAGATGAGCTATTAA
- a CDS encoding type 1 glutamine amidotransferase domain-containing protein, with protein sequence MKKISIVVLVFALFSSCNSGSKGSKVTEQEASTKSESNTTIKNVLFVLTSHDELGNTGHKTGFWIEEFATPYYFLKDHGVKITIASPKGGQPPIDPRSSSPDSQTPATVRFNEDKETQEILSKTQKLETINQADYDAVFYPGGHGPLWDLAEDKNSIELIQAFYANNKPVGAVCHGPAIFKNTKNADGTFLVEGKKVTGFSNSEEDAVQLSNIVPFLVEDMLKENGGVYTKGENWTPYAVEDGLLITGQNPASSELVAELLFKRLFSESN encoded by the coding sequence ATGAAAAAAATTTCAATAGTAGTATTAGTCTTTGCTTTATTCTCTTCATGCAATAGTGGTTCAAAAGGTAGTAAAGTTACTGAGCAAGAAGCAAGTACTAAATCAGAAAGTAACACAACAATTAAAAATGTATTGTTTGTATTAACGAGTCACGATGAATTAGGAAATACAGGACATAAAACAGGGTTTTGGATTGAAGAATTCGCGACACCATATTATTTTTTGAAAGACCATGGTGTTAAAATAACCATTGCTTCACCTAAAGGAGGTCAACCGCCCATTGACCCAAGAAGTTCATCTCCTGATTCTCAAACCCCTGCTACGGTAAGATTCAATGAAGATAAGGAAACCCAAGAAATTTTGTCTAAAACCCAAAAATTAGAAACTATAAATCAGGCTGATTATGATGCTGTATTTTATCCTGGAGGTCATGGACCATTATGGGATTTAGCTGAAGACAAAAATTCTATTGAACTTATCCAGGCATTTTATGCAAATAACAAACCGGTAGGTGCAGTTTGTCATGGCCCAGCCATATTTAAAAATACAAAAAATGCAGATGGTACTTTTTTGGTTGAAGGGAAAAAAGTTACCGGATTCTCAAATAGTGAAGAAGATGCCGTTCAATTATCAAACATTGTTCCTTTTTTAGTGGAAGATATGTTAAAGGAAAATGGAGGTGTTTATACCAAAGGTGAGAATTGGACACCTTATGCGGTTGAAGATGGTTTATTAATCACTGGACAAAATCCAGCTTCTTCAGAATTGGTTGCTGAACTACTATTTAAAAGATTGTTTTCTGAGTCTAACTAA
- a CDS encoding TetR/AcrR family transcriptional regulator: MMAKLQKSIDKQRALLEATLNLINNGGIQEASMAKIAKLARVSPATIYLYFENKRDLVNKLYLEVKGSFTEKAFEGYEVKNPVKKSFEQIWFNMAAFKLRHKEKASFLSQCDNIPLIDEQTRQEGLKHLQPLFDLWLRGQKEGIIKSFSPHLLYAYTIYPMAFLMNAQCRGTFQINKKVLQEAFQAAWDSIKV; the protein is encoded by the coding sequence ATGATGGCAAAACTTCAGAAAAGTATCGATAAGCAAAGAGCTTTATTAGAAGCAACCTTAAATCTTATCAACAATGGAGGTATTCAAGAAGCTTCTATGGCAAAGATTGCGAAGCTTGCAAGGGTTTCGCCAGCCACTATATATTTATATTTTGAGAACAAAAGAGATTTGGTTAATAAATTATATCTTGAGGTTAAAGGATCGTTTACTGAAAAAGCATTTGAAGGATATGAGGTGAAAAATCCTGTAAAAAAAAGTTTTGAACAAATTTGGTTTAATATGGCAGCATTTAAACTAAGGCATAAAGAAAAAGCGTCTTTTTTATCGCAATGTGACAATATACCTCTGATTGATGAACAAACAAGACAAGAAGGGCTTAAGCATTTACAGCCCCTGTTCGATTTATGGTTACGGGGACAAAAAGAAGGGATTATTAAAAGTTTTTCTCCTCATTTATTGTATGCTTATACCATATATCCAATGGCTTTTCTTATGAATGCGCAATGTAGAGGGACTTTTCAAATAAATAAAAAGGTATTGCAGGAAGCTTTTCAAGCTGCCTGGGATAGTATAAAGGTGTAA
- a CDS encoding helix-turn-helix domain-containing protein, which produces MLKYNFRRIFRARGIEKPHAYLRKAGFSVNFATKVKNNNIKRLDLKELEKLCLLLRCTPNDFMEWMPDPNTELSEKHPMNDLKKPANEVDFVKTLSEVPLGKLEELNRLLKEHLGK; this is translated from the coding sequence ATGTTAAAATATAACTTTAGAAGAATATTTAGGGCTCGGGGTATTGAAAAGCCACATGCTTACCTTCGTAAAGCAGGCTTTTCGGTGAACTTTGCCACCAAGGTGAAAAACAATAATATTAAACGCCTGGACTTAAAAGAGCTTGAGAAATTATGTTTATTACTGCGCTGTACCCCCAATGATTTTATGGAATGGATGCCGGATCCTAATACTGAGTTGTCTGAAAAACATCCCATGAATGATTTGAAAAAACCTGCAAATGAGGTCGATTTTGTTAAAACATTGAGCGAGGTACCTCTGGGAAAATTGGAAGAGTTGAATCGCCTCTTAAAGGAGCATCTCGGAAAGTAA